A DNA window from Fragaria vesca subsp. vesca linkage group LG3, FraVesHawaii_1.0, whole genome shotgun sequence contains the following coding sequences:
- the LOC101313582 gene encoding transcription factor bHLH144-like encodes MQSDQAFDPNKAAPPFANQLGNNYMHMPVASPFGTVLTQDSVHYKPFHGVEFQTSDICPKNFIIFDQTDHRSQIMFNPAIAHKISGPAFDFCAAYMQDNLGFNEGNNENKETSSSLKEDSDDIDALLSLEEEEEQEEYDEEEVSTARTHGNYGSSYSDSCSSYGLKTRKDESNFSLEESSGIGSSSSCNSERKRKKMKKMVRALRGIVPGGNEMNTVAVIDGAVQYLKSLKVEMQKLGVRNLNN; translated from the coding sequence ATGCAGAGTGACCAAGCATTTGACCCAAACAAGGCAGCACCGCCCTTTGCAAATCAACTGGGTAATAACTACATGCATATGCCAGTGGCATCTCCTTTTGGTACTGTTTTAACTCAGGATTCAGTGCACTACAAACCCTTCCATGGTGTTGAATTTCAAACCTCTGACATTTGCCCGAAGAATTTCATAATTTTCGACCAGACTGATCATCGTAGTCAGATTATGTTCAATCCTGCAATTGCCCACAAAATTTCTGGTCCTGCCTTTGACTTCTGTGCAGCTTACATGCAAGACAATTTGGGATTCAATGAGGGAAATAATGAGAATAAAGAAACATCTTCATCTCTGAAGGAGGATTCAGATGATATTGATGCACTGTTAAGCTTGGAAGAGGAAGAAGAGCAAGAAGAATATGACGAGGAAGAGGTCAGTACAGCACGAACTCATGGAAACTATGGGAGTTCATACTCTGATTCTTGCTCCAGTTATGGTCTGAAAACCAGGAAGGATGAGTCGAATTTTTCACTCGAAGAATCTTCTGGCATTGGTAGCAGCAGCAGCTGCAACAGTGAAAGAAAACGAAAGAAAATGAAGAAGATGGTGAGAGCACTGAGAGGGATTGTACCTGGTGGGAATGAAATGAACACAGTTGCTGTTATAGATGGAGCTGTTCAGTACTTGAAGTCTCTCAAAGTCGAGATGCAGAAGCTCGGTGTCAGGAATCTAAATAACTAA
- the LOC101290734 gene encoding mitochondrial inner membrane protease subunit 1-like isoform 1, with translation MALRYLTNFIASEAFKTAGRELRDGVPRLVKFVCCLKLTNTYLFTVVLTYGPSMLPTFGLAGNLSLAERVSTRFEKLGVGDIVLLRSPEVPKKIVTKRLVAMEGQSVSYIVDPKNSDRVETVVVPKGHVWVQGDNIYDSNDSRKFGPVPYGLLQGRVFWRFWPPKDFGSLAQSKGKAPVS, from the exons ATGGCGCTGAGATACCTCACCAATTTCATAGCATCGGAGGCCTTCAAAACCGCCGGCAGAGAACTACGCGACGGCGTTCCTCGCCTGGTTAAGTTCGTCTGCTGCCTCAAACTCACCAACACCTACCTCTTCACCGTCGTTCTG ACTTACGGCCCAAGCATGCTCCCGACGTTCGGCCTCGCCGGAAACTTGTCCTTGGCGGAACGCGTCTCGACCCGGTTCGAGAAATTGGGGGTGGGTGATATTGTTCTGCTACGATCGCCTGAGGTTCCGAAGAAGATTGTGACGAAGCGATTGGTGGCCATGGAGGGTCAGTCTGTTAGTTACATTGTTGACCCTAAGAACAGTGATAGGGTTGAGACTGTTGTG GTTCCGAAAGGGCATGTTTGGGTGCAGGGAGATAATATCTATGATTCGAATGATTCGAGGAAGTTTGGGCCTGTTCCTTATGGTCTTTTACAAGGCAGAGTCTTTTGGAGG TTTTGGCCACCTAAAGATTTTGGATCATTGGCGCAAAGCAAAGGGAAGGCTCCTGTCTCATGA
- the LOC101290734 gene encoding mitochondrial inner membrane protease subunit 1-like isoform 2 translates to MALRYLTNFIASEAFKTAGRELRDGVPRLVKFVCCLKLTNTYLFTVVLTYGPSMLPTFGLAGNLSLAERVSTRFEKLGVGDIVLLRSPEVPKKIVTKRLVAMEGQSVSYIVDPKNSDRVETVVGMFGCREIISMIRMIRGSLGLFLMVFYKAESFGGFGHLKILDHWRKAKGRLLSHED, encoded by the exons ATGGCGCTGAGATACCTCACCAATTTCATAGCATCGGAGGCCTTCAAAACCGCCGGCAGAGAACTACGCGACGGCGTTCCTCGCCTGGTTAAGTTCGTCTGCTGCCTCAAACTCACCAACACCTACCTCTTCACCGTCGTTCTG ACTTACGGCCCAAGCATGCTCCCGACGTTCGGCCTCGCCGGAAACTTGTCCTTGGCGGAACGCGTCTCGACCCGGTTCGAGAAATTGGGGGTGGGTGATATTGTTCTGCTACGATCGCCTGAGGTTCCGAAGAAGATTGTGACGAAGCGATTGGTGGCCATGGAGGGTCAGTCTGTTAGTTACATTGTTGACCCTAAGAACAGTGATAGGGTTGAGACTGTTGTG GGCATGTTTGGGTGCAGGGAGATAATATCTATGATTCGAATGATTCGAGGAAGTTTGGGCCTGTTCCTTATGGTCTTTTACAAGGCAGAGTCTTTTGGAGG TTTTGGCCACCTAAAGATTTTGGATCATTGGCGCAAAGCAAAGGGAAGGCTCCTGTCTCATGAG GATTGA
- the LOC101296840 gene encoding uncharacterized protein LOC101296840, which translates to METLYCRQVAGLAVVSILCFASSALVALLTNIPMLYHCYQQPVNGVYTALLLILYYFVGSSIPSAYVLWVIKELPPSITANTRQRLEDSNTLTFISDDSNALPHPPSWTAAMSLRNQVQVSRASPI; encoded by the exons ATGGAAACATTATATTGTCGACAGGTTGCAGGTTTAGCTGTTGTTTCCATACTATGTTTCGCCTCAAGTGCTTTGGTGGCTCTATTAACTAATATTCCT ATGCTTTACCATTGCTATCAACAGCCAGTGAATGGTGTTTATACTGCTCTTTTGCTGATTTTATATTATTTTGTAG GTTCATCAATACCCTCAGCGTATGTGTTATGGGTGATAAAAGAATTACCACCCTCAATAACAGCTAACACACGACAACGACTAGAAGACTCAAATACATTAACTTTCATCAGTGATGATTCCAATGCATTACCACATCCTCCGAGCTGGACTGCAGCAATGAGCTTGCGGAACCAG GTGCAGGTATCAAGAGCAAGTCCAATATAA